A genomic region of Saccopteryx bilineata isolate mSacBil1 chromosome 1, mSacBil1_pri_phased_curated, whole genome shotgun sequence contains the following coding sequences:
- the MDGA1 gene encoding MAM domain-containing glycosylphosphatidylinositol anchor protein 1: MEVTCLLLLALIPFHCRGQGVYAPAQAQIVHAGQACVVKEDNISERVYTIREGDTLVLQCLVTGHPRPQVRWTKTAGSASDKFQETSVFNETLRIERIARTQGGRYYCKAENGVGVPAIKSIRVDVQYLDEPVLTVHQTVSDVRGNFYQEKTVFLRCTVNSNPPARFIWKRGSDTLSHSQDNGVDIYEPLYTQGETKVLKLKNLRPQDYASYTCQVSVRNVCGIPDKAITFRLTNTTAPPALKLSVNETLVVNPGENVTVQCLLTGGDPLPQLQWSHGPGPLPLGALAQGGTLSIPSVQALDSGYYNCTATNNVGNPAKKTVNLLVRSMKNATFQITPDVIKESENIQLGQDLKLSCHVDAVPQEKVIYQWFKNGKPARMSKRLLVTRNDPELPAVTSSLELIDLHFSDYGTYLCVASFPGAPVPDLSVEVNISSETVPPTISVPKGRAVVTVREGSPTELQCEVRGKPRPPVLWSRVDKEAALLPSGLPLEETPDGKLRLERVSRDMSGTYRCQTARYNGFNVRPREAQVQLNVQFPPEVEPSSQDVRQALGRPVLLRCSLLRGSPQRIASAVWRFKGQLLTPPPVVPVAAEAPDHSELRLDAVTRDSSGSYECSVSNDVGSAVCLFQVSAKAYSPEFYFDTPNPTRSHKLSKNYSYVLQWTQREPDAVDPVLNYRLSVRQLNQHSAMVKAIPVRHVEKGQLLEYILTDLRVPHSYEVRLTPYTTFGAGDMASRVIHYTEPINSPNLSDNTCHFEDEKICGYTQDLTDNFDWTRQNALTQNPKRSPNTGPPTDISGTPEGYYMFIETSRPRELGDRARLVSPLYNASAKFYCVSFFYHMYGKHIGSLNLLVRSRNKGALDTHAWSLSGNKGNVWQQAHVPINPSGPFQIIFEGVRGSGYLGDIAIDDVTLKKGECPRKQMDPNKVVVMPGSGVPRQPHQQLWGPMAIFLLALQR, translated from the exons CTCCAGCGCAGGCGCAGATCGTGCACGCGGGCCAGGCGTGTGTGGTCAAGGAGGACAACATCAGTGAGCGCGTGTATACCATCCGGGAGGGCGACACCCTCGTGCTCCAGTGCCTTGTCACCGGGCACCCTCGGCCCCAG GTGCGGTGGACAAAGACCGCGGGCAGCGCCTCGGACAAGTTCCAGGAGACGTCGGTGTTCAACGAGACGCTGCGCATCGAGCGCATTGCGCGCACGCAGGGCGGCCGCTACTACTGCAAGGCGGAGAACGGCGTGGGCGTGCCCGCCATCAAGTCCATCCGCGTGGACGTGCAGT ACCTGGACGAGCCGGTGCTGACAGTGCACCAGACCGTGAGCGACGTTCGAGGCAACTTCTACCAGGAGAAGACGGTGTTCCTGCGCTGTACTGTCAACTCCAACCCGCCGGCCCGCTTCATCTGGAAGCGGGGTTCCGACACCCTGTCCCACAGCCAGGACAATGGGGTCGACATCTACGAGCCCCTCTATACCCAG GGGGAGACCAAGGTCCTGAAGTTGAAGAACCTTCGGCCCCAGGACTATGCCAGCTACACCTGCCAGGTGTCTGTACGCAACGTGTGTGGCATCCCAGACAAGGCAATCACCTTCCGGCTCACCAACACCACGG CACCACCAGCCCTGAAGCTGTCGGTGAACGAAACTCTGGTGGTGAACCCTGGGGAAAATGTGACGGTGCAGTGTCTGCTGACAGGCGGTGACCCCCTACCCCAGCTGCAGTGGTCCCATGGGCCAGGCCCGCTGCCCCTGGGGGCTCTGGCCCAGGGTGGCACCCTCAGCATCCCTTCGGTGCAGGCCCTGGACTCTGGCTACTACAACTGCACAGCCACCAACAACGTGGGCAATCCTGCCAAGAAGACCGTCAACCTGCTGGTGCGAT CCATGAAGAACGCCACATTCCAGATCACCCCAGACGTGATCAAGGAAAGCGAGAACATTCAGCTGGGCCAGGACCTGAAGCTGTCATGCCACGTGGATGCAGTGCCCCAGGAGAAGGTCATCTACCAGTGGTTCAAGAATGGCAAGCCGGCACGCATGTCCAAGAGGCTGCTGGTGACCCGAAATGACCCTGAGTTGCCTGCTGTCACCAGCAGCCTAGAGCTCATTGACCTGCACTTCAGTGACTATGGCACCTACCTGTGTGTGGCTTCCTTCCCAGGAGCACCTGTGCCCGACCTGAGCGTCGAGGTCAACATCTCCTCTGAGACAG TGCCACCGACCATCAGCGTTCCCAAGGGCAGGGCTGTTGTGACCGTACGTGAGGGCTCACCCACCGAGCTGCAGTGCGAGGTGCGGGGCAAGCCGCGACCGCCCGTGCTCTGGTCACGCGTGGACAAAGAGGCTGCTCTGCTGCCCTCGGGGCTGCCTCTGGAGGAGACCCCGGATGGGAAGCTGCGGCTGGAGCGTGTGAGCCGCGACATGAGCGGGACTTATCGCTGCCAGACAGCTCGCTATAATGGCTTCAACGTGCGCCCCCGCGAAGCCCAGGTGCAGCTGAACGTGCAGT TCCCACCGGAGGTGGAGCCCAGCTCCCAGGATGTGCGCCAGGCTCTGGGCCGGCCCGTGCTCCTGCGCTGCTCGCTCCTCCGAGGCAGCCCCCAGCGCATCGCCTCGGCTGTGTGGCGCTTCAAAGGGCAGCTGCTGACTCCGCCGCCCGTCGTCCCcgtcgcagccgaggctcccgaCCACTCGGAGCTCCGCCTCGACGCCGTCACCCGCGACAGCAGCGGCAGCTACGAGTGCAGCGTCTCCAACGACGTGGGCTCCGCGGTCTGCCTCTTCCAGGTCTCGG cCAAAGCCTACAGCCCGGAGTTTTACTTCgacacccccaaccccacccgcAGCCACAAGCTGTCCAAGAACTACTCCTACGTGCTGCAGTGGACCCAGAGGGAGCCTGATGCTGTCGACCCCGTGCTCAACTACAGACTCAGTGTCCGCCAG TTGAATCAGCACAGTGCCATGGTGAAGGCCATCCCAGTGCGGCATGTGGAGAAGGGGCAGCTGCTGGAGTACATCCTGACTGACCTCCGTGTGCCCCACAGCTACGAGGTCCGCCTCACGCCCTATACCACCTTTGGGGCTGGTGACATGGCCTCCCGCGTCATTCACTACACAGAGc CCATCAACTCTCCCAATCTGTCAG ACAACACCTGCCACTTTGAGGACGAGAAGATCTGCGGCTACACCCAGGACCTGACAGACAACTTTGACTGGACACGGCAGAACGCCCTGACCCAGAACCCCAAGCGCTCTCCGAATACGGGTCCCCCCACTGACATCAGTGGCACCCCCGAGG GCTACTACATGTTCATTGAGACGTCGAGGCCCCGAGAGCTCGGGGACCGGGCACGCTTGGTGAGCCCTCTGTACAACGCCAGCGCCAAGTTCTACTGCGTCTCCTTCTTCTACCACATGTACGGGAAGCACATCG GCTCCCTCAACCTCCTGGTACGGTCTCGGAACAAAGGGGCCCTGGACACGCACGCCTGGTCCCTCAGTGGCAATAAGGGCAACGTGTGGCAGCAGGCCCATGTGCCCATCAACCCCAGCGGGCCCTTCCAG ATCATTTTTGAGGGGGTTCGAGGCTCAGGCTACCTGGGGGATATCGCCATAGATGATGTCACCCTGAAGAAGGGAGAATGTCCCCGGAAGCAGATGGATCCCAATAAAG TGGTGGTGATGCCCGGCAGCGGAGTGCCCCGCCAGCCCCACCAGCAGCTCTGGGGACCCATGGCCATCTTCCTCCTCGCGTTGCAGAGATGA